CAAATCAATCTGTCCTCGAGCTATAAGTCCACTTGTGGAAAATCTCTTATCTGCTCTAAAACTGAAATTGTTATTGTCTTTATTCTAGGGCGCTGGGATACAACTTTACAGATGGCCAGCCAGAACAACAGGACAAGTTCCTGAAAAGAATGTCCGGCCTCATGAGACTTTATTCATCAATACTCACAACAGACCTTCCAGCAAAAATGGCCCCGAACGGAAACCCACATGGACTAAATTATGCCTGGATGTGGATAACTAGAATTCTCAATATGGAACCTCGACCAGATATCACTGCCACTTTGCTTCATGACTTTTTACAAGTCACTGGTTGTTATCTTAGTCGGACATTTGGGAGACAGTTCCACAAACTTCTCTTTGTGCTTCAGACTGAATATATGCAAAAAATCAGGGCTGTGACGCCATCAGGTGCTGGAGGTCCTTTAGTGAGACTTGAAAATTGCCTAGAAAAGTGGATTAAGGAAGGGAGGATACCCCCTCCAGAAGGGGTTCTGTCATCTAATTTCTGGTATACTGGTTGATAGAAGATGTCTCCTATTTGGTGCTATCTTAATCACTCTGGACTTTTTTTGTCCCATccagtttttcaaaattcaGGGACGAAAGATGCCCCTTCAGAAGGGGTTCTGTTATCTCATTTATGGTATACTGGCCGACTGAAGACGACTCCTCAACCCCTTAGCAGTGTAATATTTTTGCATCATGCACTAAGATATGTAACATTTCTGTTGGGGAGTCGTTCTGTGAGTTCTTGGTCTTGCAGTGTCCTTTGTTATAGACAAATTTTAGCAGGTGCTTTGTCGAGTTTACCAGCAAGTATTGCCCGGTGAGGGTTCCCGACTGTTTGTGTGTACGATAGTTTTGACTTCACGATGGAGTTGAAAGCTTTGGCTCCGAGTTTTTTGGGTCACTTGTGCCTTGTCCTCCAAAAATAGCCTCTTTGTGCTCCTCTCACCAGACACTTAAGTAGAAGCCCTTGTAAGTGGCGGTGATGTCATCTCTGTTCACTGGACCTGGACATGCATGCAGGTTACAGAAACTGTGTGTGCATGAAgcagtttttgaaaatgttcatgccATATTTCATTGCCTTCCTTCTCAATGAAAACACTTTTTGTCTATTTACATGATGAAATAACAAGTggtatttcaattttttcatgaattttattaatgaaatatacttgatataaaatttattttgactCTTAGTAATCTTACTCAAAGCCTGCCTGATGGAGGTTATTAATGGTATCTGAGACGAACCATATTTTAAGTGCTTTAGTTGTCATGAGGATTATTTCATATCTGTGTATCATTGGACAATGTTGTGGACCGTTTGTTTTAACATCCTGAGCATGCATGGAGATGGAAAACCATCAAGAATATACAGCTGCCATGTTCAAATTTCCCTGATTATAATCACAATCCATCCTGATATAGGATGGTAGTCTTCAAACCGCATGGACATGGTCATAGATATCACATTGAAAATCAATATAAATCACTAAGTTAAGGAGCTTAAGGCCTCTCTCAATGTCACTCGGATTTCTGCTTTCCACAATATTCCTTATCCAAGAGCATTCTCAGAATCATCATAACAGGAATAATGAAATATGCAGAGTAGATGGCTAAAACCACGAGTCTGTCCTCTAATGAACTTGGTCCAGGTAACTTTGGCTCATCCTTGCTGAAGTCGTGGAGCATAATATGTGCCATTATGGGCAGCATTGTTGTGACGACGTGGCTAGCGTAGATCAGGAGGGGAGTGCGGATCCACCGACAACctcctgaaaaacaaaaaatgacCAAATCTATTAAAAGATGCTTCTATTGAATTTCAAGATCAAACTGTCTGATTTTTAAAAGAATATTGTAGAGATGTGCCCAGGCTATGACCAAACaatctacaaatgtacattCACTTTGGGTATAGAGATATTGTTCCTTAAAACATCTCCATTTCCTCCAAAGTGGAAAACTGATCAGCATTACattgaaatttcttcaaaaatgtttcCATGATTTTGTCTTGGAACTTTCTCACCTTTGACGAAAGCATAAGCTCCAAAAAAGAAGAAAGGAAGTTGCATGGTGATCTCACAAACTATGAAGGACTTAAACCATACTGGAGCAGCCACAACCATAGGGTCTTTATATTCCTTGCTATACCACAGAACTGTGTTCCTTGCCTGAAACACAGAAGGATTTATCAGTCCTATTCGCACCTCTTGTAATGTAATGTCAAAGGGATGTGTCAGATgcgaggatgtgacattgtctttaagTCCCAAGTTTTAGATTGGGGCAATtctaatgcaacaatagagTATTTCTGATAATGATGTTGTGGGACACCACTGACATTGTTGTGACATTTGACGTCACCCACTGTTGGTGATTAGCAGAAGACATTATGGCAACTGAAGAAGGTTGTGCCTGCCCTGTCTTCGGCTTTAGTTGTGCTGTGAGCTGTACAGTACATTTACATTGGATGAGGACGAGGTCTAGTTGATCTAAGACCAAGGGTATACATTGTTGCAAAAAGAGCTAGTTCTAGAGAGATATTTACCACTTCAGGGTATAACCATGACGGCAGTAACATCTGTGAATCAAAGAAAATGGCAATAGGGATATGTGTGATGAAGTAGATTGCAAAAAGCCAGTCTAAAAGTGATCTAATCACACCCATTTTATTTTGCTCCCTGGAATTCTCGACGATTAGGAGTTGGGAACGAGGTTGAGCACGTGCGTCTTATGTCACGAAAGCAATATGGCGGTGGCCATCGGAGTGTTGTGAGTTGGAGTGGACTCGGTGAAGTTTTTAGGTGCTTTCCGGGACGATGTGAAGTCAAAAAGTAGCCAGACTGTGACATAAGTGTCATGCAATCAGTTGTACAATACGGGAGATGTCTTTCCCGGACTCTAGTGACTGTCATAACCAGTGAACTTTCCCTACCCTGGAAAAATAGAACTGGACGTGAACGCAGTTTGCACCTAGTTACGGCGGCTTCAGGCTACGGGAACCATTCGCATTCTCCCGCTGAAGTGCTGAAAAAGTGGTCTTTCGGTGATGATGCTTGCTTCATTGCGAAGCACAAGTTATCGGACATTCTAGGTGTGTTGATTTTTACAAGATTGCACCTGAAATTAGGGAGTTTTCATCAAAAAACAAACGAGGTCATTCCGAGGTCACtggatttgtttacaaacattgGGCCACGtggttttgttttggccccTGTCATGTTCTTGTATGCCCTCTTTACCTAAGCATGACCCGTATGTTAGACAGTGAACCTGATTTGCTCCTATATGTATTGCAATAAGGGGCTCACGCAACCTTTTTTTATTGCATTTGTGTTTTGTCTGCTCAAGAAAGTTCCTGCACTGTGTCTGACTTAACTCACAACTTGATTGAACATCGGGTACGGTTTACTGGATTGTCAGTTCTGTCAAGAAAGTTACTTCCTTGACTGTTTTGTACTAAAGGCCTGCATGATCAAACCAGATTTCCTTTACCTCGGCCTGTATATTTCATCCCCCTATTTCTAGGCGTTGCTGATGGTGTCGGAGGCTGGCGGTCATATGGAGTGGATCCCTCCGAGTTCTCCAGTAAGCTTATGCAAACATGTGAACGCATGGTCAATCGGGGCCATTTCCGTCCTCAAGCACCAGCAGAACTTTTGGCAGCCAGCTATAGTGAAATATTGGAGAACAAGGAATCTCTGATAGGTAAGAATAAGATACAATGTAATAAATAATTTGAATGGACCAAGTTTGATTCAAGGCATTCTTTGGTCATTGTATTTTAACTTTTAATTTCAACTGAGAGATGGCTCAGgaaaattgatgtacacaaAGCTGTGGTGCAGTTATAAAGCATGCAacttggctgaaacttggtatcaataataacaaatatAAGGCCTTGAGATTGAATAAAACAGACTGGAACCCCCAACGATTTTGGGGACAGTTAATAATACAGTGTAGCATTGTAACATATGTTTATTCCCCAAGGTGCATGGGGATTTGCATAGTATTCAATATCTTGTGTGGTCAGACATTGTTAGTTCAGTAAGATTATGAGATTTAAAATCATTTATTCACTGTGTTTATGCCAGGTAttaaatctacatgtaaacatAGAAATATTCAGTAGATTTGCTTGCTTTTAGAATATGGTGGTCAAATGTACACTCTACAGTACATTCTGGTATGGAGAGTTCTCCGAATGGAACTCTCGATGGAAatttataaaaatgttttatacaaaattttaaaaatttatgaATAATTCAGCTCTATACAAATCGGTtgacaaatttttttaaaaatctttagaAAAGGAATAAAGCTATTACAAATAAAATATATGTAACTAGGCCGTTGTACAGCGTATGCTAGTGCTAATGCCATACAATGAATGAATTGCAAAAATACCTATAGTATGACCACCATTTGCCATTTTAAAATCGTCAAAATATAATTAAAAATTCCTCAGGCAGCTGGAGTTTACCATGATTTAAAGGTTATCAGGTATGAAAGTCATTTAGAATACCGCGTACCGGTTCATGGAAATTCATAATTGGAATGCATGAACAAATGGTAGAAAGTTTGAATATGTTAGTCGCCTGTTACATTTAGCAGGGTCTCAGCTTAGGGGAAAGCTACGTACGTTGGGTGTTGGtctaaaatttgaaaaaaaactttgccTCTCCCACTCCAAAACATACCCTCAGAATAAATCCTGGTAGAAACCCTGTCTGTGTCATGGTGATTTCCAGTTGCCTGAGAAATTGGTGATACAATATGGCCAAAGGTAAAAAGCCAGCCATCTATCGAGAAGAAGACAACTCCAGTAAGGTTTTCGATACTCTTCGTCAATATGGTTTCACATTGTCTTCCAGGAAGCTGCACGGCGTGCCTGGTTTCACTCAATCAAGAGGAAAAGACCGTCTACACCGCCAACTTAGGTGACAGTGGCTTCCTTATTGTAAGGAATGGCCAAGTTATTCATAGATCTGAGGAACAACAACATTACTTCAATACTCCGTTCCAGCTGAGCGTGGCACCTCCTACACATCGTGGACGAGTATTAAGTGATAGGTAAGAGGTAACACAGATTACGGAAATTACAGCAGCTAAAAATT
This is a stretch of genomic DNA from Lineus longissimus chromosome 2, tnLinLong1.2, whole genome shotgun sequence. It encodes these proteins:
- the LOC135482438 gene encoding protein phosphatase PTC7 homolog, coding for MQSVVQYGRCLSRTLVTVITSELSLPWKNRTGRERSLHLVTAASGYGNHSHSPAEVLKKWSFGDDACFIAKHKLSDILGVADGVGGWRSYGVDPSEFSSKLMQTCERMVNRGHFRPQAPAELLAASYSEILENKESLIGSCTACLVSLNQEEKTVYTANLGDSGFLIVRNGQVIHRSEEQQHYFNTPFQLSVAPPTHRGRVLSDSPEAAQRTSFGVQIGDIILLGTDGLFDNLSDDMILDQLQDLKGTSMECIQQIANSLVKKALQVAFDPECMSPFALSACEHGIECVGGKPDDITVLLARVEEQES
- the LOC135482439 gene encoding sigma intracellular receptor 2-like, which gives rise to MGVIRSLLDWLFAIYFITHIPIAIFFDSQMLLPSWLYPEVARNTVLWYSKEYKDPMVVAAPVWFKSFIVCEITMQLPFFFFGAYAFVKGGCRWIRTPLLIYASHVVTTMLPIMAHIMLHDFSKDEPKLPGPSSLEDRLVVLAIYSAYFIIPVMMILRMLLDKEYCGKQKSE